In Pedobacter sp. WC2423, the following are encoded in one genomic region:
- the ectB gene encoding diaminobutyrate--2-oxoglutarate transaminase yields the protein MSTQVFETLESNVRSYSRSFPQVFQKAKGSFLYGSNGEEYIDLLMGAGALNYGHNNDYIKAQLLEYMAGDNIMQGLDMFTVAKSDFITTFNDLLLKPKGLEYKFQFCGPTGTNAIEAALKLARNYTKRSNVIAFMGAYHGLSQGSLALTSNQYHRDVAGVGLHNVTFLPFENCGSEGFDSLAYFEMILEDTHSGIEKPAAVILETVQAEGGIHVASPEWLFKLKKICEKHSILFICDDIQIGCGRSGDFFSFERAHIAPDIVVLSKSLSGYGLPMAILLIKPELDIWQPGEHNGTFRGYQLAFIGGRAALEFREKTGLEAAVKEKAAFISSILHEEIAAEDERIAIRGLGMMWGIDLSKFSDPLLAKKIAKDCFEKHNLIVECVGRHDKVIKMLPPLTIEKEVLERALGILQDTINLHVNQKSEVLA from the coding sequence ATGTCTACACAAGTTTTTGAAACTCTTGAATCCAATGTCCGCAGCTATTCCAGAAGTTTTCCCCAGGTATTTCAGAAAGCAAAAGGTTCTTTCTTATACGGTTCAAATGGGGAAGAATATATTGATCTTCTGATGGGGGCTGGCGCGCTTAATTATGGTCATAACAATGATTATATTAAAGCACAGCTTTTAGAGTACATGGCAGGAGATAATATTATGCAGGGGCTTGACATGTTTACTGTGGCCAAGAGTGACTTTATTACCACTTTTAACGATTTGCTGTTAAAACCAAAAGGGCTGGAATACAAATTTCAGTTTTGCGGGCCAACCGGTACCAATGCTATTGAAGCTGCGCTTAAATTGGCCAGAAATTATACCAAACGTTCTAATGTGATTGCATTTATGGGTGCTTATCATGGTTTGTCTCAGGGTAGTCTTGCATTGACCAGTAATCAATATCATCGTGATGTAGCTGGAGTTGGATTGCATAATGTTACTTTTCTTCCTTTTGAGAACTGCGGATCTGAAGGTTTTGACAGTCTTGCTTACTTCGAAATGATCCTGGAAGATACACACTCAGGGATTGAAAAACCAGCTGCTGTTATATTGGAAACAGTACAGGCAGAAGGCGGGATACATGTAGCCTCACCGGAATGGTTATTTAAACTGAAAAAAATATGCGAAAAACATAGCATCCTTTTTATCTGTGATGATATTCAGATTGGCTGCGGAAGATCTGGTGACTTTTTCTCTTTTGAAAGAGCACATATTGCACCGGATATTGTGGTCTTATCAAAATCATTGAGTGGTTATGGTTTGCCAATGGCCATCTTATTGATTAAACCTGAACTTGATATCTGGCAGCCGGGTGAACATAACGGAACTTTCCGTGGCTATCAGCTTGCATTTATTGGCGGAAGAGCGGCACTGGAATTCAGAGAGAAAACTGGTCTGGAAGCGGCAGTAAAAGAGAAAGCTGCATTTATCAGTAGTATTCTTCATGAAGAAATAGCAGCTGAGGATGAACGTATCGCAATCAGAGGCCTTGGTATGATGTGGGGCATAGATTTATCAAAGTTCAGCGATCCGTTACTGGCAAAGAAAATTGCAAAAGACTGTTTTGAAAAGCACAATTTAATCGTAGAATGTGTGGGTCGTCACGATAAGGTGATTAAAATGCTTCCACCATTAACGATAGAAAAGGAAGTACTGGAAAGAGCCCTTGGCATTTTACAGGATACCATAAATTTGCATGTTAACCAAAAATCGGAAGTACTCGCTTAA
- a CDS encoding aspartate kinase: MLTVEKIGGTSMSALQDVIKNIVLFERTGDQLYNRIFVVSAFSGVTDLLLENKKTGAPGVYHRIAKHQNFHRPLKDLIVKLKAINKKYADLGLDLTVADQFIEDHVNQAQKYLENLANILASGYVSKEGILQAAREILASIGESHSAFNFTNILQNMDINTALVDLSGFNDHRAFTIDQRIKNAFKNIELKKTLCIVTGYAKGTEGIMREFDRGYSEVTFSKIAEFLRPAEAIIHKEYHLSTADPALVGLENCTPVGYTNYDIADQLADVGMEAIHPKASKPLEVSGINLRIKNTFQPAHPGTLITREFVCEHKRVEVITGTDKLLMIDVYDPSMVGNVGSDLQIMQAFYDHRVSYTFKATSANSISIVIWARDYNKKLISQLEDDFEKVTIEKVAMVCLLGTNMDQPGLLAKSANALTENNIDIKSAGFALRKVNIQFLIAPEHFKLAIIALNKAMK, translated from the coding sequence ATGTTAACAGTAGAAAAAATTGGCGGCACTTCTATGAGTGCCTTGCAGGATGTCATTAAAAATATTGTTCTATTTGAACGTACAGGCGATCAGTTATATAACAGGATATTCGTAGTATCCGCTTTCTCAGGTGTTACGGATCTGTTACTTGAAAACAAGAAAACGGGTGCTCCGGGTGTCTATCACCGTATTGCCAAACACCAGAATTTTCATCGTCCGCTAAAAGATTTGATTGTCAAATTAAAAGCTATCAATAAAAAATATGCTGATCTGGGATTGGATCTTACAGTTGCGGATCAGTTTATTGAGGATCACGTCAATCAAGCTCAGAAATATCTGGAAAATTTAGCCAATATTTTAGCTTCCGGTTATGTGAGTAAAGAAGGAATATTGCAGGCAGCACGTGAGATATTAGCTTCGATTGGTGAAAGCCATTCCGCATTTAATTTCACCAATATTTTGCAGAACATGGATATCAATACTGCACTGGTTGATTTGAGTGGATTTAATGATCACCGTGCTTTTACAATAGATCAGCGTATAAAAAATGCTTTTAAAAATATAGAGCTCAAAAAAACACTTTGTATCGTGACTGGGTATGCCAAGGGTACAGAAGGAATTATGCGTGAATTTGACAGAGGTTATTCAGAGGTTACCTTTAGTAAAATTGCAGAATTTCTAAGACCGGCAGAGGCTATCATCCATAAAGAGTATCACCTGTCTACTGCCGATCCTGCTTTGGTAGGGCTGGAAAACTGTACTCCGGTTGGGTATACTAATTATGATATTGCCGATCAGCTGGCAGATGTAGGTATGGAAGCTATCCATCCAAAGGCTTCAAAGCCTCTGGAAGTAAGCGGCATTAATCTGCGGATTAAGAACACATTTCAGCCCGCACATCCGGGGACTTTAATTACACGCGAGTTTGTGTGCGAACATAAACGTGTAGAGGTCATTACCGGAACTGATAAATTACTTATGATTGATGTATATGATCCTTCCATGGTAGGTAATGTAGGCAGTGATTTACAGATCATGCAGGCATTTTATGATCATCGGGTGAGTTATACTTTTAAAGCAACCAGTGCAAACAGCATTTCTATTGTCATATGGGCGCGCGACTATAATAAAAAACTGATCAGTCAGCTGGAAGATGATTTTGAGAAAGTAACGATTGAGAAAGTTGCGATGGTTTGTTTGCTGGGTACGAATATGGATCAGCCAGGTTTATTAGCTAAAAGTGCCAATGCCTTAACCGAAAACAATATAGATATCAAAAGTGCAGGTTTTGCATTAAGAAAAGTAAATATTCAGTTTTTGATTGCACCTGAACATTTTAAACTGGCGATTATTGCATTGAATAAAGCCATGAAGTAA
- a CDS encoding toxin-antitoxin system YwqK family antitoxin, with product MKKNTILLVLLFAFTTTFAQVKTQYFDADWKPVAKENMVYYRPEPAAVNGKYLFKDYYKSGKPQFVGYSLSKTEEKFDGEVKYYGENGKISGTSVFKNGVLNGPVKTFFEDGRLRQNAVYKDGEEETATLYTYKGTEIEGVPSVYDLITIFQKDERVKQIIYDGNPKGMRQESFLNEGKAKYYGSDGKLLGELIFDLYGNPNNGTMIEFDFNPMKVSATRFFVDGQEQENKQI from the coding sequence ATGAAAAAGAATACGATTTTACTTGTCTTGCTATTTGCGTTCACTACTACCTTTGCACAGGTAAAAACTCAATATTTTGATGCAGACTGGAAACCGGTAGCTAAAGAAAACATGGTCTATTACAGACCTGAACCTGCTGCTGTAAATGGAAAATACCTTTTTAAGGATTATTATAAATCAGGTAAACCTCAATTTGTAGGTTACTCTTTGTCTAAAACCGAAGAGAAATTTGACGGGGAAGTTAAATATTACGGAGAGAACGGTAAAATCAGTGGTACATCTGTATTTAAAAATGGAGTTTTAAATGGCCCGGTGAAAACATTCTTCGAAGACGGAAGGTTAAGACAGAATGCTGTTTATAAAGACGGTGAGGAAGAAACTGCTACACTTTATACTTACAAAGGTACTGAAATAGAAGGTGTTCCATCTGTATATGATCTGATTACTATCTTTCAAAAAGATGAGCGTGTGAAGCAGATTATTTATGATGGTAACCCGAAAGGTATGCGCCAGGAATCCTTTTTAAATGAAGGTAAAGCTAAATATTACGGCTCCGATGGAAAGCTTTTGGGAGAATTGATTTTTGATTTGTATGGTAATCCTAACAATGGAACTATGATTGAATTTGACTTCAATCCAATGAAGGTTTCTGCTACGCGTTTTTTCGTTGATGGTCAGGAACAGGAGAATAAACAAATCTGA
- a CDS encoding LacI family DNA-binding transcriptional regulator, with protein sequence MKKNISMKDIAQQLGVSTALVSYVLNGQLEDRINKDTAQKIKKLADELGYRPNHVAKSLKINKTLTIGLILADISNPFSASLARIVEDEAKKHNYTVIFGSADESTVKSEDLIRTLMSRRVDGFIIAAPEGSEELLISLKKQAIPFVLVDRYFPDLNVNTVTINNFQASMEAINHLLGQGFSQIGMINLKSDLFHLAERSRGYKAALINAGQQNEGKNLKEVEEKNMIAEVHQAINELLNQAEPIQAIFFGNNNLAIEGLIHIRSLNIRIPEDLAIVCFDESNAYNLFYCPITYIRQPLNRLGQAAVKLLLENLGNEEKSTNNIILEAELIIQESSANAEARRTMINLNEI encoded by the coding sequence ATGAAGAAGAACATTTCAATGAAAGATATTGCCCAGCAACTGGGTGTTTCCACAGCATTGGTATCTTATGTTCTTAATGGCCAGTTGGAAGACAGAATCAATAAAGATACTGCGCAGAAGATTAAAAAGTTAGCTGATGAACTCGGCTACCGGCCCAATCATGTAGCTAAAAGTTTAAAGATCAATAAAACACTGACCATCGGTTTAATCCTGGCAGATATTTCAAATCCTTTCTCCGCAAGTCTGGCCAGGATTGTGGAAGACGAAGCAAAGAAGCATAATTATACCGTGATTTTTGGCAGTGCCGATGAAAGCACTGTTAAATCAGAAGATCTGATCCGTACTTTGATGAGCAGGCGTGTAGATGGCTTTATTATCGCCGCTCCCGAAGGATCGGAAGAACTGTTAATCTCCCTCAAAAAACAAGCTATTCCATTTGTTCTGGTCGATCGCTATTTTCCGGATCTCAATGTGAATACAGTAACTATTAATAATTTTCAGGCTTCCATGGAGGCCATCAATCATCTGCTCGGACAAGGGTTCAGTCAAATCGGGATGATCAATTTAAAATCGGATCTTTTCCATTTAGCAGAACGTTCCAGAGGATATAAAGCAGCACTTATCAATGCTGGTCAGCAAAACGAAGGAAAGAACCTGAAAGAAGTAGAAGAGAAAAATATGATTGCAGAGGTTCATCAGGCCATCAATGAACTATTAAATCAGGCAGAGCCTATCCAGGCGATCTTTTTTGGTAACAATAACTTAGCGATTGAAGGATTGATTCATATCCGGAGTTTAAATATCCGTATCCCTGAAGATTTGGCAATCGTATGCTTTGATGAATCTAATGCGTATAACTTATTCTATTGCCCGATTACTTATATCCGGCAACCATTGAACAGATTAGGGCAGGCAGCCGTTAAATTACTGCTGGAAAACCTCGGAAATGAGGAGAAGAGTACAAATAATATTATACTGGAAGCAGAACTGATTATTCAGGAATCATCAGCAAATGCTGAAGCCAGAAGGACAATGATCAATCTTAATGAAATATGA
- a CDS encoding carbohydrate kinase, whose protein sequence is MSRKNNLQVVCFGEVLWDNFPSGKKPGGAVMNVAYHLKNLGVNSHLISRVGADQNGTEIMQVMKDSAVDTTFVQLDQAHKTSTVEVTTDQDNEVRYEIVKPVAWDYIAFENPHIRLVAQADALVYGSLSGRCETSRATLAKLLALAPYKVMDVNLRAPDYDAEYIAVLLHQTDLLKLNLEELTIISDWFSQDCQTETARVELLRSKFDIPEIVVTKGSKGASYYGDETEHHWSAYAIQVADTVGSGDSFLAGLLAMKLSNEYINDTLDFAVGLSAFITTKAGACPPYKVADVNKFIRTYKKEWSVDRWSGPAS, encoded by the coding sequence ATGAGCAGAAAAAATAATCTTCAGGTAGTATGTTTTGGAGAAGTATTGTGGGACAATTTTCCATCTGGTAAAAAGCCTGGTGGTGCAGTCATGAATGTGGCTTATCACCTGAAAAACCTGGGTGTGAACAGTCATTTAATCAGCAGGGTTGGTGCTGATCAGAATGGGACAGAAATTATGCAGGTGATGAAGGATTCAGCTGTAGACACTACATTTGTTCAATTGGATCAGGCGCATAAAACTTCCACTGTAGAAGTCACTACGGATCAGGATAATGAAGTTCGTTATGAGATTGTTAAGCCTGTAGCCTGGGATTATATTGCATTTGAAAACCCGCATATCCGTTTAGTGGCACAGGCCGATGCGCTTGTTTATGGAAGTTTATCTGGCCGCTGCGAAACGAGCAGGGCAACGCTGGCAAAATTATTGGCACTGGCACCTTATAAAGTGATGGATGTGAACCTGCGTGCACCTGATTATGATGCAGAATATATCGCTGTACTGCTGCATCAAACGGATTTACTTAAATTAAATCTGGAAGAGCTCACGATTATCAGTGACTGGTTCAGTCAGGATTGTCAAACAGAAACAGCGCGTGTAGAGCTCCTTAGAAGCAAGTTTGATATTCCGGAGATTGTGGTTACAAAAGGTAGTAAAGGAGCTTCTTATTATGGAGATGAGACGGAGCATCACTGGTCTGCTTATGCGATTCAGGTAGCAGATACTGTAGGTAGCGGAGATTCATTTTTAGCAGGTTTACTGGCGATGAAGCTATCCAACGAATACATCAATGATACTTTGGATTTTGCAGTTGGACTCAGTGCTTTTATCACTACAAAAGCAGGGGCATGTCCACCTTACAAAGTAGCAGATGTAAACAAATTTATCAGAACTTATAAAAAAGAATGGAGTGTGGATCGCTGGTCTGGTCCTGCTTCATAA
- the efp gene encoding elongation factor P — translation MAKASEIKVGNILRFNGELVTVTEILHRTPGKGGAFYLGKFRNIKTGKIVEARLATDEQVEICRVETSDFQYLYEEGDYFVVMDNVTFEQFSVAKALFGPAAKFIKEGMDVIVSFESEEPIMAQAPNFVELAITYAEPAVKGDTSSGALKYATTEIGFEIKVPLFVNEGDKVKIDTRTGEYVERVK, via the coding sequence ATGGCAAAGGCATCCGAAATCAAAGTAGGAAATATTTTACGTTTCAACGGCGAATTGGTAACAGTTACAGAAATCCTGCATCGTACACCAGGTAAAGGTGGAGCTTTCTACTTAGGAAAGTTTCGTAATATTAAAACCGGGAAAATTGTAGAGGCCCGTTTAGCAACTGACGAGCAGGTTGAAATTTGCCGTGTAGAAACTAGTGATTTTCAATATTTATATGAAGAAGGTGACTATTTTGTAGTCATGGATAACGTTACTTTTGAGCAGTTCAGTGTTGCTAAAGCCTTATTCGGCCCGGCTGCGAAGTTTATCAAAGAAGGAATGGATGTTATCGTTTCTTTTGAAAGTGAAGAACCTATCATGGCTCAGGCACCAAACTTTGTAGAATTAGCGATTACTTATGCTGAACCAGCTGTAAAAGGAGATACTTCTTCTGGTGCATTAAAATATGCAACTACAGAAATAGGCTTTGAAATCAAAGTTCCTTTATTTGTAAACGAAGGTGATAAGGTAAAAATCGATACACGTACAGGTGAATACGTTGAACGTGTAAAATAA
- a CDS encoding catalase — protein sequence MKKPVVSPSEAISKNEDLQTNKEDGSGQLLTTNQGLKVNDDQNSLKAGERGATLLEDFILREKITHFDHERIPERIVHARGSGAHGVFELYKSQAEYTKAGFLNDTTIKTPVFVRFSTVAGSRGSTDLARDVRGFSVKFYTQEGIYDFVGNNMPVFFIQDAIKFPDLIHAVKPEPHHEMPQAASAHDTFWDFISLMPESSHMVMWLMSDRAIPRSYRMMEGFGVHTFRLINEEGKSHFVKFHWKPLLGVHSVVWNEALKISGNDPDFHRRDLWEAIEAGAFPEWELGIQVIPEEDEHKFEFDLLDPTKLVPEELVPVQRIGKMTLNRNPDNFFAETEQVAFHPGHLVPGIDFTNDPLLQGRLFSYTDTQLSRLGGPNFHEIPINRPISPVHNNQRDGHMRQTINKGRTSYQPNRINDNSPLQAKVSEGGFSSYQERIDAKKIRARSDSFFDHFSQATLFYNSQSEPEKNHLVDALRFELGKVEIEDIRKRMLGILTQVDLTLAARVAEGLGLDVPSGPERPVNHGVPADGDQKKYEPKIVKSTLKSSAALSMQDTPKDTIKTRKIAILATDGVNGSQLDAYKKVLEAAGAVTKIVATHDGHIKDDSGKLIKVDFTFLTTASVLFDAVYIPGGKKSIDALTAEADAVHFAEEAFRHCKAIAANAEGVDFILLSNIPVKDEKELVSGLLLNKTAKDFEKAIQEHRFWDREKKGKIPA from the coding sequence ATGAAAAAACCAGTAGTATCTCCTTCGGAAGCAATTTCAAAGAATGAAGACCTTCAAACCAATAAAGAAGACGGGTCAGGTCAATTGCTGACCACTAATCAGGGATTAAAAGTTAATGATGATCAGAATTCACTGAAAGCTGGTGAGCGTGGGGCAACCTTGCTGGAAGATTTTATCCTCAGAGAAAAGATCACTCACTTTGACCATGAAAGGATTCCTGAACGTATTGTACATGCCAGAGGTTCAGGTGCACATGGTGTATTTGAATTGTATAAATCTCAGGCTGAATATACAAAAGCCGGATTCTTAAATGATACCACAATTAAGACTCCTGTTTTTGTTCGGTTTTCGACGGTTGCGGGTTCCAGAGGTTCTACAGACCTGGCCAGAGACGTAAGAGGTTTTTCTGTTAAATTTTATACTCAGGAAGGTATCTATGATTTTGTCGGTAACAATATGCCTGTTTTCTTTATTCAGGATGCAATCAAATTTCCGGATCTTATCCATGCTGTAAAACCAGAACCACACCATGAAATGCCTCAGGCAGCATCTGCACATGACACTTTTTGGGACTTTATTTCGCTGATGCCGGAATCTTCGCATATGGTGATGTGGTTAATGTCCGACAGGGCAATTCCCCGAAGTTATAGAATGATGGAAGGATTTGGCGTCCATACTTTCCGTTTGATTAATGAAGAAGGAAAATCACACTTTGTTAAATTCCACTGGAAGCCGCTACTTGGTGTGCATTCAGTAGTCTGGAATGAAGCTTTAAAAATCTCAGGTAATGACCCCGATTTCCATAGGCGTGATCTTTGGGAAGCGATAGAAGCAGGAGCATTTCCAGAATGGGAATTAGGGATTCAGGTGATTCCGGAAGAAGATGAACATAAATTTGAGTTCGATTTACTTGATCCAACCAAATTAGTTCCGGAAGAACTGGTACCTGTTCAAAGAATTGGAAAAATGACGCTGAACAGGAATCCGGATAACTTTTTTGCAGAAACTGAGCAAGTGGCCTTCCACCCGGGGCATCTGGTTCCAGGTATTGATTTTACGAATGACCCGCTTTTACAAGGACGTCTGTTTTCTTATACTGATACGCAGCTTTCCAGGTTGGGAGGGCCAAACTTTCATGAGATTCCAATTAACAGACCTATCTCACCGGTGCATAACAATCAAAGAGACGGGCATATGCGTCAAACTATTAATAAAGGGCGTACCAGTTATCAGCCAAATCGTATCAATGATAATTCACCATTGCAGGCTAAAGTTTCAGAAGGTGGGTTCAGTTCTTATCAGGAGCGGATTGATGCTAAAAAAATCAGGGCACGCAGTGATAGTTTCTTTGATCATTTTTCTCAGGCTACACTTTTCTACAATAGCCAGTCTGAACCAGAAAAGAATCACCTGGTAGACGCATTGCGATTTGAACTTGGAAAAGTAGAAATTGAAGACATCAGGAAACGTATGCTTGGCATTTTAACACAGGTTGACCTTACACTGGCCGCACGTGTAGCAGAAGGTTTAGGTTTGGATGTACCTTCGGGGCCTGAAAGACCAGTTAATCATGGCGTTCCGGCAGATGGTGACCAGAAGAAATATGAACCGAAAATTGTTAAAAGTACGCTGAAATCGAGTGCAGCACTCAGTATGCAAGACACGCCTAAAGATACTATTAAAACCAGAAAAATAGCTATTCTGGCTACTGATGGCGTAAATGGAAGTCAACTGGATGCGTATAAAAAAGTACTGGAAGCAGCTGGTGCAGTAACGAAAATTGTGGCTACTCACGACGGACATATTAAGGATGACTCAGGAAAACTAATCAAAGTAGATTTTACTTTTCTGACTACGGCATCCGTTTTATTCGATGCGGTATATATACCTGGTGGTAAAAAATCAATTGACGCATTAACGGCAGAAGCAGATGCAGTTCATTTTGCCGAAGAAGCTTTCAGACACTGCAAAGCTATCGCGGCGAATGCAGAAGGGGTAGATTTCATTCTGCTTTCCAATATTCCGGTTAAAGATGAAAAAGAATTGGTGAGCGGGTTACTGCTGAACAAGACGGCTAAAGATTTTGAAAAGGCTATACAAGAACACCGTTTCTGGGATCGGGAGAAAAAAGGAAAAATACCAGCTTAA
- a CDS encoding ankyrin repeat domain-containing protein: MDNQTYALINASRTGDVDQLKTLLKNNPDLNSQDEKGYSPLIIAAYNNRYEAVKLLVDAGADVNAQDFGGNTALMGVSFKGYPDIAELLISNGADLDLQHGNGGTALMFAAMFGRNELVKLLLSYGADKTILDSRGLSVFDLAAQQGNEAGIALLEQEDLNNQAS, from the coding sequence ATGGATAATCAAACTTATGCGCTCATCAATGCTTCAAGAACCGGAGACGTTGATCAATTAAAGACATTGCTGAAAAACAATCCCGATTTAAATAGTCAGGATGAAAAAGGGTATTCTCCGCTTATTATTGCGGCTTATAACAACCGCTATGAGGCTGTAAAATTACTGGTGGATGCGGGTGCCGATGTCAATGCACAGGATTTTGGCGGAAATACAGCATTGATGGGAGTTTCGTTTAAGGGTTATCCTGACATTGCCGAACTACTGATCAGTAATGGCGCAGATCTGGATCTTCAACATGGAAATGGCGGAACTGCATTGATGTTTGCAGCTATGTTTGGAAGAAATGAACTGGTTAAACTGTTATTAAGTTATGGAGCGGATAAGACTATATTAGATTCCAGAGGATTATCAGTATTTGATCTGGCAGCTCAGCAGGGAAATGAAGCTGGAATTGCATTGCTTGAGCAAGAGGATCTGAATAATCAAGCATCTTAA
- a CDS encoding Crp/Fnr family transcriptional regulator — protein sequence MTFNEYIAGILDTNEALPFPVVTATYSKKSVITSIGQVERNVYFLNKGIIEIGMETEAGNKIIDFYFSNDLFSSYTSFLSQEKSDVYLYCLTECVVEIIPYAQLNEAYKTSLLANQFGRLSTEELYRKRVRKEKDALTKNAEQRYLELVKDRPEIIKEIPVHRVARYLGIHPESLSRLRKLIS from the coding sequence ATGACATTTAATGAATATATTGCTGGAATACTGGATACAAATGAAGCCTTACCATTTCCTGTAGTTACCGCAACGTATTCCAAAAAATCTGTGATTACCAGTATAGGACAGGTCGAAAGAAATGTCTATTTCCTTAATAAAGGAATCATAGAAATCGGTATGGAAACTGAAGCTGGCAATAAAATCATTGACTTCTATTTTTCCAACGATCTGTTTTCTTCTTATACTTCCTTTCTGTCACAAGAAAAATCAGATGTATACCTCTACTGTTTAACGGAATGTGTTGTAGAAATTATTCCCTATGCGCAATTGAATGAAGCCTATAAAACCTCGCTGCTCGCCAATCAGTTTGGCAGACTAAGTACTGAAGAACTTTATAGGAAAAGAGTGCGGAAAGAAAAAGATGCCCTCACTAAAAATGCAGAACAAAGGTATCTTGAACTCGTTAAAGACAGACCAGAAATCATCAAAGAAATTCCTGTTCATCGCGTAGCCAGGTACCTTGGTATCCATCCCGAAAGCCTGAGCAGACTTCGTAAATTAATTTCCTAA
- a CDS encoding acyl-CoA thioesterase yields the protein MVHFQRKLALRWADLDPNFHLRHSSYYDLAAQSRLEILGELGLTMTVMQEQHFGPVIFKESCTFIREIKSEDQISINIKVEKMSADGSKWSILQEFTDHENKIRAILTVEGSWIDTKLRKLARPVPQVAQDAFSLLPKMEKTLNDIF from the coding sequence ATGGTACATTTTCAAAGAAAATTAGCATTACGCTGGGCCGATTTAGATCCCAACTTCCACCTCAGGCATAGCAGCTATTACGACCTGGCTGCTCAATCGCGGTTAGAGATCTTAGGCGAACTCGGCCTGACAATGACTGTAATGCAAGAACAGCACTTTGGCCCTGTCATCTTCAAAGAATCCTGTACATTTATCAGGGAAATTAAATCAGAAGACCAGATCAGCATTAATATTAAAGTAGAGAAGATGAGTGCCGACGGATCAAAATGGTCAATTCTGCAAGAATTTACTGATCACGAAAATAAAATAAGAGCCATTCTTACCGTCGAAGGGTCATGGATAGATACCAAATTACGTAAACTGGCCAGACCAGTACCTCAGGTTGCACAGGATGCTTTTAGCCTGTTACCGAAAATGGAAAAAACATTAAATGATATTTTTTAG